One genomic region from Crassostrea angulata isolate pt1a10 unplaced genomic scaffold, ASM2561291v2 HiC_scaffold_30, whole genome shotgun sequence encodes:
- the LOC128168659 gene encoding uncharacterized protein LOC128168659, which produces MVCSLISKSLNEVTFTTVLLCFVPLYERAIAVVVHGERYRGPFVRVVGIIGQQQCVRECRHRPKLCRGVNYQKQELLCDLVLAINETVSKSDYVRIELDQTNHIPDECLSCPTEDLCVTLSSKKVNCIRE; this is translated from the exons ATGGTTTGCTCTCTGATTAGTAAATCTTTGAATGAAGTTACTTTTACTACAGTACTGCTTTGTTTTGTACCATTATACGAAAGAGCGATAGCTGTCGTTGTTCATGGTGAGAGGTATCGTGGTCCCTTTGTACGGGTGGTGGGAATCATTGGACAACAGCAGTGTGTCCGGGAATGTAGACACAGACCCAAGCTGTGTCGAGGAGTCAACTACCAGAAACAGGAACTACTGTGTGATCTCGTGTTGGCCATCAACGAAACGGTATCAAAATCGGACTATGTTAGAATTGAACTCGATCAG ACTAACCATATTCCAGATGAATGCCTGTCATGTCCCACTGAAGATCTGTGTGTGACGCTCTCCAGTAAGAAAGTCAACTGTATTAGAG AATGA